The Oncorhynchus masou masou isolate Uvic2021 chromosome 6, UVic_Omas_1.1, whole genome shotgun sequence genome has a window encoding:
- the LOC135542596 gene encoding male-specific lethal 3 homolog isoform X1: MNSRGMKFKFHKGEKVLCFEPDPTKAKVLYDAKVVDVVIGKDERGKRVPEYLIHFNGWNRSWDRLAAEDHVLRETDENRKLQRKLARKAVARMRRKGWGKRRRRLPGVESALKTLPEEKEESDDACLITSSDNSDEDDSEDPESLKSEESDSSEDLDKMQEEQEAHAKMESEDKTINIDIPEVLKKKLEDDCYYINKRKKLVKLPCQMNILNILESYVKHFAFNAAFSANERYRSHQSTAQTSLSPHYVPPEKNEELCKEMVDGLRITFDFTLPMILLYPNEHAQFKKVSSSKFFLPIRDNTASSSKTLRERTPSPSGHNPSTPQSTDSQPALSEASTTTANTTTPKRRRCASTADPDAPQSLRRSTRHTSGGERMAGEGGSGSATTSPQPKRRLASLDTPAQLPKFFLNLEKKTPVHSGSSSPLPQTPSKEGSGVFSGLESRRNNELNEVLSWKLTPDNYPQSDQPPPPSYLYGSQHLLRLFVKLPEILGKMQIPEKNLRALVKHLELFLRFLAEFHEDFFPESAYVSSSEAHYCMKHPRAVY; this comes from the exons ATGAACTCCCGGGGAATGAAATTTAAATTCCACAAAGGAGAAAAAGTCCTATGTTTCGAACCTGACCCTACGAAGGCTAAAGTACTCTATGATGCAAAG GTCGTCGATGTTGTAATTGGCAAAGATGAACGTGGAAAGCGAGTCCCAGAATACCTGATTCACTTCAATGGTTGGAACAGAAG TTGGGATCGATTGGCAGCAGAGGACCATGTGCTCAGGGAAACTGACGAAAATCGCAAATTACAACGTAAACTGGCTCGTAAAGCTGTGGCTCGCAT GAGGAGaaagggatgggggaagagacgTCGTCGTCTACCCGGTGTTGAGTCAGCTCTGAAGACACTTcctgaagagaaggaagagagtgaTGACGCAT GTTTGATTACGTCTTCAGACAACAGTGACGAGGACGATTCCGAGGATCCTGAATCTTTGAAAAGTGAGGAGAGCGACTCTTCCGAAGATTTGGACAAAATG CAGGAAGAGCAGGAAGCTCACGCTAAGATGGAGAGTGAGGACAAGACCATCAACATAGACATCCCTGAGGTTCTCAAGAAGAAACTGGAGGATGACTGCTACTACATCAACAAGAGGAAGAAG TTGGTGAAGCTTCCGTGCCAGATGAACATATTGAACATCTTGGAATCATACGTGAAGCACTTTGCCTTCAACGCAGCCTTCTCTGCCAATGAGAGGTACAGAAGTCACCAGAGCACCGCCCAGACCAGCCTCAGTCCTCACTATGTTCCTCCAGAGAAGAA TGAGGAGCTTTGCAAGGAGATGGTGGACGGCCTGAGAATCACCTTCGACTTCACCCTTCCCATGATCCTCCTGTACCCCAATGAGCACGCTCAGTTCAAGAAAGTCAGCTCCTCAAAGTTCTTCCTGCCTATCCGGGACAACACAGCCAGCTCCAGCAA GACCCTGCGTGAGCGCACCCCCAGCCCCTCTGGCCACAACCCCTCCACCCCCCAGTCCACGGACAGTCAACCGGCCCTGAGCGAGGCCTCCACAACCACGGCAAACACCACCACGCCCAAACGCCGGCGCTGTGCCTCCACGGCCGACCCTGACGCCCCCCAGTCCCTGCGGCGCTCTACACGTCACACCTCGGGGGGTGAGCGGATGGCGGGCGAGGGGGGCAGCGGCAGCGCTACGACCTCACCCCAGCCCAAACGCCGCCTCGCCAGCCTCGATACGCCTGCCCAGCTGCCCAAGTTCTTCCTCAATCTGGAGAAGA AAACCCCTGTCCACAGTGGCTCATCCTCTCCATTGCCCCAGACGCCCAGCAAGGAGGGCAGCGGCGTCTTCTCTGGCCTGGAGAGCCGACGGAACAACGAGCTCAATGAGGTCCTGAGCTGGAAGCTGACCCCCGATAACTACCCCCAGAGTGACCAGCCTCCCCCACCCTCCTACCTGTACGGCTCACAGCACCTCCTACGCCTCTTCG TGAAGCTGCCAGAGATCCTGGGGAAGATGCAAATCCCAGAGAAGAacctaagggccctggtcaaacaccTGGAGCTCTTCCTCAG GTTTTTGGCTGAGTTCCACGAGGACTTTTTTCCGGAGTCGGCGTACGTGTCGTCATCGGAGGCCCACTACTGCATGAAGCACCCGCGGGCCGTTTACTGA
- the LOC135542596 gene encoding male-specific lethal 3 homolog isoform X2: MNSRGMKFKFHKGEKVLCFEPDPTKAKVLYDAKVVDVVIGKDERGKRVPEYLIHFNGWNRSWDRLAAEDHVLRETDENRKLQRKLARKAVARMRRKGWGKRRRRLPGVESALKTLPEEKEESDDACLITSSDNSDEDDSEDPESLKSEESDSSEDLDKMEEQEAHAKMESEDKTINIDIPEVLKKKLEDDCYYINKRKKLVKLPCQMNILNILESYVKHFAFNAAFSANERYRSHQSTAQTSLSPHYVPPEKNEELCKEMVDGLRITFDFTLPMILLYPNEHAQFKKVSSSKFFLPIRDNTASSSKTLRERTPSPSGHNPSTPQSTDSQPALSEASTTTANTTTPKRRRCASTADPDAPQSLRRSTRHTSGGERMAGEGGSGSATTSPQPKRRLASLDTPAQLPKFFLNLEKKTPVHSGSSSPLPQTPSKEGSGVFSGLESRRNNELNEVLSWKLTPDNYPQSDQPPPPSYLYGSQHLLRLFVKLPEILGKMQIPEKNLRALVKHLELFLRFLAEFHEDFFPESAYVSSSEAHYCMKHPRAVY, from the exons ATGAACTCCCGGGGAATGAAATTTAAATTCCACAAAGGAGAAAAAGTCCTATGTTTCGAACCTGACCCTACGAAGGCTAAAGTACTCTATGATGCAAAG GTCGTCGATGTTGTAATTGGCAAAGATGAACGTGGAAAGCGAGTCCCAGAATACCTGATTCACTTCAATGGTTGGAACAGAAG TTGGGATCGATTGGCAGCAGAGGACCATGTGCTCAGGGAAACTGACGAAAATCGCAAATTACAACGTAAACTGGCTCGTAAAGCTGTGGCTCGCAT GAGGAGaaagggatgggggaagagacgTCGTCGTCTACCCGGTGTTGAGTCAGCTCTGAAGACACTTcctgaagagaaggaagagagtgaTGACGCAT GTTTGATTACGTCTTCAGACAACAGTGACGAGGACGATTCCGAGGATCCTGAATCTTTGAAAAGTGAGGAGAGCGACTCTTCCGAAGATTTGGACAAAATG GAAGAGCAGGAAGCTCACGCTAAGATGGAGAGTGAGGACAAGACCATCAACATAGACATCCCTGAGGTTCTCAAGAAGAAACTGGAGGATGACTGCTACTACATCAACAAGAGGAAGAAG TTGGTGAAGCTTCCGTGCCAGATGAACATATTGAACATCTTGGAATCATACGTGAAGCACTTTGCCTTCAACGCAGCCTTCTCTGCCAATGAGAGGTACAGAAGTCACCAGAGCACCGCCCAGACCAGCCTCAGTCCTCACTATGTTCCTCCAGAGAAGAA TGAGGAGCTTTGCAAGGAGATGGTGGACGGCCTGAGAATCACCTTCGACTTCACCCTTCCCATGATCCTCCTGTACCCCAATGAGCACGCTCAGTTCAAGAAAGTCAGCTCCTCAAAGTTCTTCCTGCCTATCCGGGACAACACAGCCAGCTCCAGCAA GACCCTGCGTGAGCGCACCCCCAGCCCCTCTGGCCACAACCCCTCCACCCCCCAGTCCACGGACAGTCAACCGGCCCTGAGCGAGGCCTCCACAACCACGGCAAACACCACCACGCCCAAACGCCGGCGCTGTGCCTCCACGGCCGACCCTGACGCCCCCCAGTCCCTGCGGCGCTCTACACGTCACACCTCGGGGGGTGAGCGGATGGCGGGCGAGGGGGGCAGCGGCAGCGCTACGACCTCACCCCAGCCCAAACGCCGCCTCGCCAGCCTCGATACGCCTGCCCAGCTGCCCAAGTTCTTCCTCAATCTGGAGAAGA AAACCCCTGTCCACAGTGGCTCATCCTCTCCATTGCCCCAGACGCCCAGCAAGGAGGGCAGCGGCGTCTTCTCTGGCCTGGAGAGCCGACGGAACAACGAGCTCAATGAGGTCCTGAGCTGGAAGCTGACCCCCGATAACTACCCCCAGAGTGACCAGCCTCCCCCACCCTCCTACCTGTACGGCTCACAGCACCTCCTACGCCTCTTCG TGAAGCTGCCAGAGATCCTGGGGAAGATGCAAATCCCAGAGAAGAacctaagggccctggtcaaacaccTGGAGCTCTTCCTCAG GTTTTTGGCTGAGTTCCACGAGGACTTTTTTCCGGAGTCGGCGTACGTGTCGTCATCGGAGGCCCACTACTGCATGAAGCACCCGCGGGCCGTTTACTGA